In Equus przewalskii isolate Varuska chromosome 6, EquPr2, whole genome shotgun sequence, one DNA window encodes the following:
- the B3GNT6 gene encoding acetylgalactosaminyl-O-glycosyl-glycoprotein beta-1,3-N-acetylglucosaminyltransferase, producing MVRMQGDRLRKYFGVRIGQLGWGDEGRERAVIQHKHRFIYLPQRRANSWSVRLVARKKRFTIEGQPEEEMGGNTQIHLLKGKKMAFPCRRSIKNPKTLTSLLVGVSFLALHLWFHQVPSFQQEKRGGGSPHAAPVTPEAPAAAQPSVVSSGPPCVANASVNATAGFEQLPARIQDFLRYRHCRHFPLLWDAPAKCAGRHGVFLLLAVKSSPANYERRELIRRTWGQERSYGGRPVRRLFLLGTPGPEDAERAERLAALVALEAREHGDVLQWAFADTFLNLTLKHVRLLDWLAARCPHARFLLSGDDDVFVHTANVLRFLEAQPPDRHLFAGQLMDGSVPIRDSWSKYFVPPQLFPGRAYPVYCSGGGFLLSSHTIRALHTAARHTPLFPIDDAYMGMCLQHAGLAPSGHEGIRPFGVQLPGARHPSFDPCMYRELLLVHRFAPYEMLLMWKALHDPGLSCDRGRRVS from the exons ATGGTGCGAATGCAAGGGGACAGACTGAGGAAATACTTTGGAGTTAGAATTGGTCAGCTTGGGTGGGGCgatgagggaagggagagagctgTTATCcaacacaaacacaggttcatttACCTGCCGCAGAGGAGGGCCAATAGCTGGAGCGTCAGACTTGTGGCAAGGAAAAAGAGGTTTACCATCGAAGGGCAGccagaggaggagatgggaggtaacactcaaatccacctcctcaaagggaaaaag ATGGCTTTTCCCTGCCGCAGGTCGATAAAGAACCCCAAGACTCTGACCAGCCTTCTGGTGGGTGTGAGTTTCCTGGCCCTGCATCTGTGGTTTCACCAAGTGCCCAGCTTCCAGCAGGAGAAGAGGGGGGGTGGCTCCCCCCACGCTGCCCCTGTGACCCCTGAGGCCCCTGCTGCCGCGCAGCCTTCGGTGGTCAGTTCAGGGCCCCCGTGTGTGGCCAACGCCTCGGTGAACGCCACGGCCGGCTTCGAGCAGCTGCCCGCGCGCATCCAAGACTTCCTGCGCTACCGCCACTGCCGCCACTTCCCGCTGCTCTGGGACGCGCCGGCCAAGTGCGCGGGCCGCCACGGCGTCTTCCTGCTGCTGGCCGTGAAGTCGTCGCCCGCCAACTACGAGCGGCGCGAGCTCATCCGGCGCACGTGGGGGCAGGAGCGCAGCTACGGCGGGCGGCCGGTGCGCCGCCTCTTCCTGCTGGGCACGCCCGGGCCCGAGGACGCCGAGCGCGCCGAGCGGCTGGCGGCGCTGGTGGCGCTGGAGGCGCGCGAGCACGGCGACGTGCTGCAGTGGGCCTTCGCCGACACCTTCCTGAACCTCACGCTCAAGCACGTGCGCCTGCTGGACTGGCTGGCGGCGCGCTGCCCGCACGCGCGCTTCTTGCTCAGCGGCGACGACGACGTCTTCGTGCACACGGCCAACGTGCTCCGCTTCCTGGAGGCGCAGCCGCCCGACCGCCACCTCTTCGCCGGGCAGCTCATGGACGGCTCGGTGCCCATCCGCGACAGCTGGAGCAAGTACTTCGTGCCGCCGCAGCTCTTCCCCGGGCGGGCCTACCCCGTGTACTGCAGCGGCGGCGGCTTCCTCCTGTCCAGCCACACCATCCGGGCCCTGCACACGGCCGCTCGCCACACGCCGCTCTTCCCCATCGACGACGCCTACATGGGCATGTGTCTGCAGCACGCCGGCCTGGCGCCCAGCGGCCACGAGGGCATCCGGCCCTTCGGGGTGCAGCTGCCCGGCGCCCGGCACCCCTCCTTCGACCCCTGCATGTACCGCGAGCTGCTGCTCGTGCACCGCTTCGCGCCCTACGAGATGCTGCTCATGTGGAAGGCGCTGCACGACCCCGGGCTGAGCTGTGACCGGGGGCGCAGGGTCTCCTGA